In one Mus pahari chromosome 21, PAHARI_EIJ_v1.1, whole genome shotgun sequence genomic region, the following are encoded:
- the Rps10 gene encoding 40S ribosomal protein S10, which produces MLMPKKNRIAIYELLFKEGVMVAKKDVHMPKHPELADKNVPNLHVMKAMQSLKSRGYVKEQFAWRHFYWYLTNEGIQYLRDYLHLPPEIVPATLRRSRPETGRPRPKGPEGERPARFTRGEADRDTYRRSAVPPGADKKAEAGAGSATEFQFRGGFGRGRGQPPQ; this is translated from the exons ATGTTGATGCCTAAGAAGAATCGGATTGCCATCTACGAACTCCTTTTTAAGGAAGGCGTGATGGTCGCCAAAAAGGACGTCCACATGCCCAAGCACCCCGAGCTGGCCGACAAGAATGTGCCCAACCTGCACGTGATGAAGGCCATGCAG TCTCTCAAGTCGCGAGGCTACGTGAAGGAGCAGTTTGCTTGGAGACATTTCTACTGGTACCTTACGAATGAGGGCATCCAGTATCTCCGAGACTACCTGCACCTACCCCCAGAGATCGTGCCCGCCACCCTGCGCCGCAGCCGGCCTGAGACCGGCAGGCCTCGGCCCAAAG GTCCAGAGGGTGAGCGGCCTGCAAGATTCACAAGAGGGGAGGCCGACAGAGACACCTACAGAAGGAGTGCTGTGCCCC CTGGAGCTGACAAGAaagctgaggctggggctggctcAGCAACTGAATTCCAGTTT AGAGGCGGCTTTGGTCGTGGACGTGGTCAGCCACCTCAGTGA